The Victivallis lenta genome window below encodes:
- a CDS encoding nitrite/sulfite reductase, with product MNLEHIIEAQSDLLGALRKFAAGELDSAAMKPFGAPFGIYQQRDGKFMNRIRLTGGEIPAETLRFLRGLVYRSGAEFVHVSTRQNIQLHGVTPLNSIEVVQSCTANGLPYRGGGGDTFRNISITAGSGIAPDGSCDLAPYARFLTDAIFDWDIAFKLPRKIKIGMASPSDKGLALRQDLGFVAASDADGNPGFAVYGAGGFGRESAAGIPLFDFLPARNLVMAARAMVELFSDHGDRTNRGRARIRFIRKRLGDEAFLKLYREYYDRLDPADYPAPPAVPHDWPLAGRRKTFDAVPEPDSEEYRKWRAAAVRPTRFGADTATVTLFVPRGVLSPDEFAAVADLISDFGLPAVRLTFEQNIVLPVVSAAALPHLYRALRQLPVDLTFRSFSGQLDCCIGATVCKIGVLDAPKYGELAAAALDRYFEAHPEERAEKAVKLIELMHFSGCPNSCTAHEVSCFGFQGCKKTLNGVLTDCFVLWRNPEFPASPIGTDTGEVIPAAEIGERVIELLKEEKILNG from the coding sequence ATGAATCTCGAACACATCATCGAGGCGCAGTCCGACCTGCTCGGCGCGCTTCGGAAATTCGCGGCCGGCGAACTGGACTCCGCCGCAATGAAACCGTTCGGAGCCCCGTTCGGCATCTATCAGCAGCGCGACGGCAAATTCATGAACCGGATCCGGCTCACCGGCGGCGAAATTCCGGCGGAAACGCTCCGGTTCCTGCGCGGACTCGTCTACCGGAGCGGCGCGGAGTTCGTCCATGTCTCGACCCGGCAGAACATCCAGCTCCACGGTGTGACGCCGCTCAATTCGATCGAAGTCGTCCAATCCTGCACAGCCAACGGCCTGCCGTACCGCGGCGGCGGCGGCGACACGTTCCGGAACATCTCGATCACAGCCGGCAGCGGCATCGCGCCGGACGGTTCCTGCGACCTGGCCCCCTATGCGCGTTTCCTGACCGATGCGATCTTCGACTGGGACATCGCCTTCAAACTCCCGCGCAAGATCAAGATCGGCATGGCCTCCCCCTCGGACAAGGGACTCGCGCTGCGGCAGGACCTCGGCTTCGTCGCGGCTTCCGACGCGGACGGCAACCCCGGCTTTGCGGTTTACGGCGCCGGCGGCTTCGGCCGGGAATCGGCGGCGGGCATCCCTCTTTTCGACTTCCTGCCGGCACGGAATCTCGTCATGGCGGCGCGGGCGATGGTCGAGCTCTTCAGCGACCACGGCGACCGGACCAACCGCGGCAGGGCGCGCATCCGCTTCATCCGCAAACGGCTCGGAGACGAGGCGTTTCTGAAGCTCTACCGGGAGTATTACGACCGGCTTGATCCGGCTGACTATCCGGCGCCGCCGGCCGTTCCGCACGACTGGCCGCTCGCCGGCCGCCGCAAAACGTTCGACGCCGTGCCGGAGCCGGATAGCGAAGAGTACCGCAAATGGCGCGCTGCCGCGGTGCGCCCGACCCGTTTCGGCGCCGACACCGCGACGGTCACGCTCTTTGTGCCGCGCGGCGTGCTGAGCCCGGACGAATTTGCGGCGGTCGCCGATCTGATCTCGGATTTCGGCCTGCCGGCGGTCCGGCTGACCTTCGAACAGAACATCGTGCTGCCGGTCGTATCGGCGGCGGCGCTGCCGCACCTTTACCGGGCGCTCCGGCAGCTGCCGGTCGACCTGACGTTCCGCAGTTTCTCCGGCCAGCTCGACTGCTGCATCGGCGCAACCGTCTGCAAAATCGGCGTGCTCGATGCGCCGAAATACGGTGAACTCGCTGCGGCGGCGCTCGACCGCTATTTCGAAGCGCATCCGGAGGAACGGGCCGAAAAAGCCGTGAAGCTGATCGAACTCATGCATTTCTCGGGCTGTCCGAACTCCTGCACGGCGCACGAAGTCTCCTGTTTCGGCTTCCAGGGGTGCAAAAAGACGCTGAACGGTGTGCTGACCGACTGTTTCGTTCTCTGGCGCAATCCCGAATTCCCGGCTTCACCGATCGGAACCGATACCGGCGAAGTGATCCCGGCCGCCGAAATCGGTGAGCGCGTCATCGAACTTCTGAAAGAAGAAAAGATTCTGAACGGCTGA
- a CDS encoding hemolysin family protein yields MEDGSLLFLQLLFLFFLILLNAFFASSEVALISLKPAVIRRLGQEGGARGRRLVRLTENSGRFLATVQVGVTFAGFMASAFAAESFSDPVTDLLCDSGVTFLPRGTLDGIIVVLITLILSYLSLVFGELVPKQLGLRYAEQVALYAAGPIDFTAKVTAPFVRLLNASVNGVLRMFGLSPGASQEVTEEEIRMMVDIGEENGAIESDEKRMIENVFEFNNTTAAEVMTHRTELVALEIDTPPDEVERVLLSCGFSRVPVYRNDIDDIVGMLHFREYLSAKLKGEAAPDIRKLLKPVYFAPGTMRANILFRNMQSRKFGMAVILDEFGGTSGIVSVEDLLEEIVGSLYDEYDEPEVEIEEVAENEWRIGGSMRLDEIARKLDILLPEEEYDTIGGLVFGELNAIPTVGAVVELPEAGVTIRVVSVDERRVEQVLLTRQPRTAEEEAEEE; encoded by the coding sequence TTGGAAGACGGCAGTTTATTGTTTCTGCAGTTGCTGTTTCTGTTTTTTCTGATCTTGCTGAACGCGTTTTTCGCGTCCTCCGAGGTCGCATTGATCTCCCTGAAGCCGGCGGTGATCCGGCGGCTCGGGCAGGAGGGAGGGGCGCGCGGCAGGAGGTTGGTCCGACTGACGGAGAATTCGGGCCGTTTTCTTGCCACCGTGCAGGTCGGCGTCACCTTCGCCGGATTCATGGCGAGCGCATTCGCCGCCGAGAGCTTTTCGGACCCGGTGACCGATCTGCTCTGCGACAGCGGAGTCACCTTCCTGCCGCGCGGAACGCTCGACGGGATCATCGTCGTTCTGATCACACTGATTCTCTCCTATCTGTCCCTTGTGTTCGGCGAGCTTGTGCCGAAGCAGCTCGGGCTGCGTTATGCGGAGCAGGTCGCGCTCTATGCGGCCGGTCCGATCGATTTCACTGCGAAGGTGACGGCTCCTTTCGTCCGGCTGCTGAATGCGTCGGTCAACGGTGTGCTCCGCATGTTCGGCCTGTCGCCCGGCGCCTCGCAGGAGGTCACCGAGGAGGAGATCCGCATGATGGTCGACATCGGCGAGGAGAACGGCGCCATCGAGAGCGATGAAAAGCGCATGATCGAAAACGTCTTCGAATTCAATAACACGACCGCCGCCGAAGTCATGACTCACCGGACGGAGCTCGTGGCGCTGGAGATCGACACGCCTCCCGACGAAGTCGAGCGTGTGCTGCTCTCCTGCGGTTTTTCGCGCGTGCCGGTCTACCGGAACGACATCGACGACATCGTCGGCATGCTGCACTTCCGCGAATACCTTTCGGCCAAGCTGAAGGGGGAGGCGGCTCCGGACATCCGGAAGCTGCTGAAACCGGTCTATTTCGCCCCCGGAACCATGCGCGCCAACATCCTGTTCCGCAACATGCAGAGCCGGAAATTCGGCATGGCGGTGATTCTCGACGAGTTCGGCGGCACCTCGGGCATCGTTTCGGTCGAAGACCTGCTAGAGGAGATCGTCGGCAGCCTGTACGACGAATATGACGAGCCGGAGGTCGAGATCGAAGAGGTCGCGGAGAACGAGTGGCGCATCGGCGGGTCGATGCGGCTCGACGAGATCGCCCGGAAGCTCGACATTCTGCTGCCGGAGGAGGAGTACGACACGATCGGCGGCCTGGTGTTCGGGGAACTGAACGCGATTCCGACGGTCGGCGCCGTGGTCGAGCTGCCGGAAGCGGGAGTGACCATCCGGGTCGTATCGGTCGACGAGCGGCGGGTCGAGCAGGTGCTCCTGACCCGGCAGCCGCGCACGGCCGAAGAGGAGGCGGAGGAGGAATAA
- a CDS encoding glycoside hydrolase family 2 TIM barrel-domain containing protein, whose translation MRTTQILSRGWKFRRGEQPGAEAAGFDDSGWESVRLPHDWAISGPFAAENDLQVTRIMQDGEMEETRHYGRTGALPHIGTGFYRNVLEIPAEWAGKAFRLEFDGVMSHATVRINGREAGGRAFGYSSFAVDATGLLKPGANVITVRAENRSAASRWYPGAGIYREVRLLTLEPSHFNYNGVRLDASVADLEKRRGRLRLSASHTGTRQARLAVSVSAPGGSCAAAFECSPEGGEIELDAIRLWSPDAPELYTVEIELRENGVAVDRVTLRCGFRLVRFDADAGMFLNGKAFRMNGICLHHDFGPFGAAFSLPELRRRFGLLKSIGCNALRTSHNPPDPKFLDLADETGFVVIDEAFDCWAAGKVANDYSCDYPAWHRTDLADLIRRDRHHVSVILWSIGNEINEQGLPGGAAVARELAALCHELDPSRPVTAGLDRPDEAFANRLPQELDIAGWNYKPARYPEFHAKLPGIPQFGSETASTFSSRGWYDFPFLAERIIRENRQCSSCDLEHPPYATTPDHEFEQQDACPWIMGEFVWTGFDYLGEPSPYNSHWPVRSSYYGIFDLAGLPKDRAYLYKARWSEEPVLHLLPHWNWPGREETLLPVHVYTNYDRVELFLNGVSQGVRERAGTPRLVWEGVPYRPGELKAVALDSEGKAVASSLMRTAEEPAALRLSADRAVFAAGGEDLICVTVEAVDRNGTPHPLSALPVSFRTEGAGALAALCNGDATSLEVFTGNSMRLFSGKCAAFLRAGETPGILTLTAEAPGLPAAKLAVKAE comes from the coding sequence ATGAGAACGACACAAATTCTCAGCCGCGGCTGGAAATTCCGGCGCGGAGAGCAGCCCGGCGCGGAAGCCGCCGGTTTCGACGACTCCGGCTGGGAGTCTGTACGGCTGCCGCACGACTGGGCCATCTCCGGTCCCTTCGCCGCGGAGAACGACCTCCAGGTCACCCGCATCATGCAGGACGGCGAAATGGAGGAGACACGCCATTACGGACGCACCGGCGCGCTGCCGCATATCGGCACCGGTTTTTACCGGAACGTGCTCGAGATTCCGGCCGAATGGGCCGGCAAGGCGTTCCGGCTCGAATTCGACGGGGTCATGAGCCATGCAACCGTCCGGATCAACGGCCGCGAGGCGGGCGGGCGGGCGTTCGGTTACAGCTCCTTCGCGGTTGATGCGACCGGGCTGCTGAAGCCGGGCGCGAACGTCATCACCGTCCGCGCCGAAAACCGGTCCGCCGCGTCGCGCTGGTATCCGGGCGCCGGAATCTACCGCGAGGTCCGGCTTCTCACGCTCGAGCCGTCGCATTTCAACTATAACGGGGTCCGGCTTGACGCATCGGTCGCGGACCTTGAAAAACGGCGCGGACGGCTCCGGCTCTCGGCTTCCCATACCGGGACCAGGCAGGCGCGGCTCGCTGTCTCGGTCTCGGCTCCGGGCGGCAGTTGCGCCGCCGCATTCGAATGCTCTCCGGAGGGAGGGGAAATCGAACTCGACGCAATCCGGCTCTGGTCGCCGGATGCGCCGGAACTCTACACGGTGGAAATCGAACTGCGGGAAAACGGCGTCGCCGTCGACCGGGTCACGCTGCGCTGCGGCTTCCGCCTTGTCCGTTTCGATGCCGATGCAGGGATGTTCCTGAATGGGAAAGCGTTCCGCATGAACGGCATCTGTTTGCACCACGATTTCGGGCCGTTCGGAGCGGCCTTCTCCCTGCCCGAGCTGCGCCGCCGCTTCGGGCTTTTGAAGTCCATCGGCTGCAACGCGCTGCGAACCAGCCACAATCCGCCGGACCCGAAATTTCTCGATCTTGCCGATGAGACAGGGTTCGTCGTCATCGACGAAGCGTTCGACTGCTGGGCCGCCGGAAAAGTCGCCAATGATTACAGTTGCGATTATCCGGCCTGGCACCGGACCGATCTCGCCGATCTGATCCGCCGCGACCGCCACCACGTCTCGGTCATTCTCTGGAGCATCGGCAACGAAATCAACGAACAGGGGCTGCCGGGCGGCGCAGCCGTCGCGCGCGAGCTTGCCGCGCTCTGCCATGAACTCGATCCGTCGCGCCCGGTTACGGCCGGGCTCGACCGGCCCGATGAAGCGTTCGCCAACCGTCTGCCGCAGGAACTCGACATCGCGGGGTGGAACTACAAACCGGCCCGCTATCCGGAATTCCATGCGAAACTGCCCGGCATACCGCAGTTCGGCAGCGAAACGGCGTCAACCTTCAGTTCGCGCGGCTGGTACGATTTTCCGTTCCTCGCCGAGCGGATCATCCGCGAAAACCGGCAGTGCTCGAGCTGCGACCTCGAGCATCCGCCCTATGCGACGACGCCGGATCACGAATTCGAACAGCAGGACGCCTGCCCGTGGATCATGGGCGAGTTCGTCTGGACCGGCTTCGACTACCTCGGAGAGCCGTCGCCCTACAACAGCCACTGGCCGGTCCGCAGCTCGTACTACGGAATTTTCGATCTGGCCGGACTGCCGAAGGACCGGGCGTACCTTTACAAGGCACGCTGGTCGGAGGAGCCGGTGCTGCATCTGCTTCCGCACTGGAACTGGCCCGGACGGGAGGAGACCCTCCTGCCGGTTCACGTCTACACGAATTATGACCGGGTCGAGCTCTTCCTGAACGGCGTTTCGCAGGGGGTCCGCGAACGTGCCGGCACGCCGCGGCTGGTCTGGGAAGGCGTTCCGTACCGGCCCGGCGAACTCAAGGCCGTCGCGCTCGACTCCGAAGGGAAAGCCGTTGCCTCCTCCCTCATGCGGACGGCGGAGGAACCGGCCGCGCTGCGCCTCTCCGCCGACCGGGCCGTTTTCGCGGCCGGCGGAGAAGATCTCATCTGCGTGACTGTGGAGGCAGTGGACCGCAACGGAACTCCGCACCCGCTGTCCGCGCTGCCGGTCAGCTTCCGGACCGAAGGGGCCGGCGCGCTCGCGGCGCTCTGCAACGGGGATGCGACCTCGCTTGAAGTGTTTACCGGGAATTCGATGCGCCTGTTCTCCGGCAAGTGCGCCGCATTCCTGCGCGCCGGAGAAACGCCCGGAATTCTCACGCTGACGGCGGAAGCGCCGGGCCTGCCCGCCGCAAAGCTCGCCGTCAAAGCCGAATGA